The proteins below come from a single Desulfuromonas acetoxidans DSM 684 genomic window:
- the umuD gene encoding translesion error-prone DNA polymerase V autoproteolytic subunit, with protein MTVEYLGKSDEFPALDIPLFLEAVPAGFPSPASDYCERTLDLNALCIQKPAATYFVRVQGDSMIEAGIFPGDVLVVDRSLAAQHGDIVIAALNGELTVKKLETSSTTRLVPMNKQHQAIEIPEGAELEIFGVATTVIHSLKRL; from the coding sequence ATGACTGTTGAATACCTGGGCAAAAGCGACGAATTTCCGGCGCTGGACATTCCCCTGTTTCTTGAAGCTGTTCCTGCCGGTTTTCCCAGCCCGGCATCGGACTATTGCGAGCGAACACTGGATCTCAATGCGTTGTGCATCCAGAAACCGGCGGCCACCTACTTTGTTCGGGTTCAAGGTGATTCCATGATCGAAGCAGGCATCTTTCCCGGTGATGTTCTTGTCGTTGACCGTTCACTGGCGGCTCAACATGGCGATATCGTCATTGCGGCCCTCAATGGTGAATTAACCGTCAAGAAGCTGGAAACATCATCGACAACCCGGCTGGTACCGATGAATAAACAACATCAGGCGATTGAGATACCCGAAGGTGCTGAGCTGGAAATTTTCGGTGTCGCAACAACTGTTATCCATTCGTTAAAAAGATTATGA
- the umuC gene encoding translesion error-prone DNA polymerase V subunit UmuC codes for MTSYALVDCNNFYVSCERLFCPQLKRRPVVILSNNDGCVVSRSQEAKALKIPMATPLFKVHSLLKRHQVAIFSSNYTLYADISSRVMQTLELFSPEVEEYSIDEAFLNLTGLVKSEDRLDYGQKIRQTVHQHVGIPVCVGLAPTKTLAKLANYAAKNYPATNGVVDLHSPQRRQRLLHLTPVGEIWGIGRRTALRLQQMGIHTGWQLTQMPLKQARHRFSIVMERLIRELHGENCLEVDHQPAPQQQVICSRSFGEKIVSFDELRETVCEFSARAAEKLRHNQQAARLINVSIRTSAYCAAEPCYANSASGMLQQHTSDSRQIVAKATQLLEGLWKEGYRYAKAGVMLSDLCLENNIQPGLFDDVNQKNKSKALMQAMDHINEQCGSIWLGGQRPQRDWFMNQNYLSPAYTTRWDCLPVVS; via the coding sequence ATGACAAGCTACGCTCTGGTCGACTGCAATAATTTTTATGTCAGTTGTGAGAGGCTGTTCTGCCCACAACTCAAGCGGCGTCCTGTTGTTATCCTGTCCAACAATGACGGCTGTGTTGTGTCACGCAGTCAGGAAGCCAAAGCACTCAAAATCCCCATGGCAACGCCGCTGTTCAAGGTTCATTCTTTGCTCAAACGGCATCAGGTGGCCATCTTTTCATCGAATTACACCCTCTATGCCGACATCTCCTCCCGGGTTATGCAAACCCTTGAATTGTTTTCCCCCGAGGTGGAGGAATACTCCATAGATGAAGCTTTTCTCAACCTGACCGGGTTGGTTAAAAGCGAAGATCGTCTGGACTATGGTCAAAAAATTCGTCAGACCGTGCATCAACATGTCGGCATCCCGGTTTGCGTTGGCCTGGCCCCGACCAAAACCCTGGCTAAATTAGCCAACTATGCGGCAAAAAACTACCCGGCAACCAACGGCGTTGTCGATCTGCACTCACCTCAGCGTCGCCAACGCTTGCTCCATCTCACCCCGGTTGGTGAAATCTGGGGCATTGGTCGGCGCACGGCCTTACGTCTGCAACAGATGGGCATTCATACCGGCTGGCAACTGACCCAGATGCCGCTGAAGCAGGCTCGGCACCGCTTTTCCATCGTCATGGAGCGATTGATTCGGGAACTGCATGGGGAAAACTGCCTGGAGGTCGACCATCAACCGGCGCCTCAGCAACAGGTGATCTGTTCGCGCTCCTTTGGAGAAAAAATTGTTTCTTTCGATGAGTTACGTGAGACGGTTTGTGAATTTTCCGCGCGAGCCGCCGAAAAGTTACGTCACAATCAACAGGCAGCTCGGCTGATTAATGTCTCGATTCGCACCAGTGCGTATTGTGCTGCGGAACCGTGCTATGCCAATTCCGCCAGTGGCATGTTGCAACAACATACCAGTGATTCACGTCAGATTGTCGCCAAAGCCACTCAGCTTCTTGAGGGGTTGTGGAAAGAGGGTTATCGTTATGCCAAAGCTGGAGTTATGCTGAGTGATCTGTGCCTGGAAAACAACATTCAGCCCGGACTGTTTGATGATGTAAACCAGAAGAATAAAAGCAAAGCCCTCATGCAAGCAATGGATCACATCAATGAACAGTGTGGTTCCATCTGGTTGGGCGGGCAACGGCCGCAACGCGATTGGTTCATGAACCAGAATTATCTGTCCCCCGCCTATACCACACGCTGGGACTGCCTGCCGGTAGTCTCCTGA
- a CDS encoding YkvA family protein, whose protein sequence is MASKSDLSSLLKLKRRILEYVAVVRSPQTPVHVKLLAVAAGLYLLMPVDLIPDMIPVLGLTDDAAIIGLFLSYLNRFVTEDIKRSVEQKNTPKS, encoded by the coding sequence ATGGCTTCTAAATCGGATTTAAGCAGCCTGCTTAAACTCAAGCGCCGCATTCTCGAATATGTCGCGGTGGTCCGTTCGCCTCAAACACCTGTTCACGTTAAACTTCTGGCCGTTGCCGCCGGACTTTATCTGCTCATGCCTGTTGACCTGATTCCCGACATGATTCCGGTATTGGGCCTTACCGATGATGCCGCTATAATCGGCCTCTTTCTCAGTTATCTCAATCGATTTGTCACCGAGGATATCAAGCGGTCAGTCGAGCAAAAAAACACGCCAAAAAGTTAA
- a CDS encoding diguanylate cyclase domain-containing protein encodes MKAYHSITRRVAVGYLVIVFFSTLAIGYALTRLHDHTRHTQQLVETQFHAFTLLRDIRQNLLAQENLEKQLLILEDTQLLDLVERRWDDFDLILAKSKRATLPDHFSTLPRTLANYRKNGKILLQAFMDKDWQQARKYSKAATLQRNQLLDRLSKIRNIHQIAVDHDLHSLSEQSNQAFTVTVLLAFAGLLLSAPVALTVILGIHRSVKALQDGTRDIAQGNFNSKLGIRSKDEFGQLALDFSSMARKLRELEQLHLDANPLTRLPGNLAIDRELERRIQDQEAFAHLYIDLDNFKAYGDRYGYKAGSDVIHDVGTMLKNVVKDHGTENDLVGHIGGDDYVVLTTPAKAETIAQALIKDFENYVPSLYNEEDRKAGYYMGTDRYGVQRSFPLLTMSIAVILSENMESPSVLAISDDCAKMKDHLKRLKGSNYLIDRRKHL; translated from the coding sequence ATGAAGGCATACCACTCCATTACCAGACGTGTTGCCGTCGGTTATCTCGTCATTGTGTTCTTCAGCACACTGGCGATCGGCTATGCCCTGACCCGTCTTCACGACCACACCAGACACACCCAACAGTTGGTTGAAACCCAGTTTCATGCTTTCACATTGCTTCGCGATATCCGTCAAAACCTACTGGCTCAGGAAAATCTTGAAAAGCAATTGCTTATTCTTGAGGACACGCAACTGCTGGATCTGGTCGAACGACGCTGGGATGACTTTGATCTGATTCTGGCAAAATCAAAGCGCGCTACCCTGCCCGACCACTTCTCCACACTGCCGCGCACTCTGGCCAATTATCGTAAGAACGGAAAAATTCTGCTGCAGGCCTTTATGGATAAAGACTGGCAACAGGCACGCAAATACAGCAAGGCGGCAACACTGCAACGCAATCAACTCCTTGATCGTCTGTCAAAAATACGCAACATCCACCAGATTGCCGTTGATCACGATCTGCATTCGCTCTCAGAACAAAGCAACCAGGCGTTTACGGTGACAGTCTTACTTGCCTTTGCCGGCCTGCTGCTCTCTGCTCCCGTGGCATTAACGGTTATCCTGGGAATACACCGCTCTGTAAAAGCGCTGCAGGATGGAACGCGCGATATCGCTCAAGGGAACTTCAACTCAAAGCTCGGCATCCGCAGCAAAGATGAATTCGGCCAGTTGGCCCTTGATTTTTCATCCATGGCACGAAAACTTCGTGAATTGGAACAACTGCATCTTGATGCCAACCCGCTGACCCGACTTCCCGGCAACCTGGCGATTGACCGCGAACTGGAACGACGCATCCAGGACCAGGAGGCTTTTGCCCATCTCTATATCGACTTGGATAACTTCAAAGCCTATGGTGACCGCTATGGCTACAAAGCCGGCAGCGATGTTATCCACGATGTTGGAACCATGTTGAAAAATGTGGTGAAAGATCATGGAACGGAAAATGACCTAGTCGGCCATATCGGTGGTGATGATTATGTTGTGCTGACCACTCCGGCCAAAGCCGAAACCATCGCCCAAGCCCTGATCAAAGATTTTGAAAACTATGTCCCGTCGCTCTATAACGAAGAAGATCGCAAAGCCGGATATTATATGGGCACAGATCGTTATGGTGTACAGCGGAGTTTCCCCCTGCTCACCATGTCCATTGCCGTGATCTTATCCGAAAATATGGAAAGCCCTTCCGTCTTAGCCATCAGCGATGATTGCGCCAAGATGAAAGACCACCTCAAACGACTTAAAGGTAGTAACTACCTGATTGATCGAAGAAAGCATCTCTAA
- a CDS encoding PfkB family carbohydrate kinase, translated as MSLQGNTPLIFGEVLYDIFPDQSVLGGAPFNVCWHLAGFGLDPQFISRIGTDTLGDQVVQSMHDWGLATQGVQRDDNHTTGRVSVSLQQGQPQYLIEENQAYDHIASDQHYPSYPQTPLLYHGTLALRSTTNRNTLNHLLSSTQAPSFVDLNLRTPWWNPERITALLKRCCWAKMNDVELEIVSREARQSDVPLTEQIKNLAETFNIDHLFVTCGENGSYCAQQGNVFFQPSAPVANVVDTVGAGDAFSAVCIIGLLLNWPTQSILERAGQFAAFLCHQRGALLDDKQVYLTLLQQWNVNDDQ; from the coding sequence ATGTCTCTACAGGGCAACACACCTCTGATTTTTGGAGAGGTTCTCTACGACATCTTCCCGGACCAGTCAGTTCTTGGAGGTGCTCCGTTCAATGTTTGCTGGCATTTAGCCGGATTTGGCCTTGACCCGCAATTTATCAGCCGTATCGGCACTGACACTCTTGGCGATCAGGTTGTTCAATCCATGCACGATTGGGGGCTGGCGACCCAAGGGGTACAACGAGATGACAATCATACAACCGGGCGGGTTTCCGTCTCACTGCAGCAAGGCCAGCCGCAGTATCTGATCGAGGAAAACCAGGCCTACGACCATATCGCCTCGGATCAGCATTATCCTTCCTATCCGCAAACACCACTGCTTTATCACGGCACCCTGGCCTTACGCTCCACAACCAACAGAAACACTCTCAACCATCTTCTCTCATCCACTCAGGCACCCAGTTTTGTGGATCTCAACCTGCGTACCCCATGGTGGAACCCGGAACGGATCACGGCACTCCTTAAACGATGCTGTTGGGCCAAAATGAATGATGTTGAACTGGAGATCGTCTCGCGTGAAGCAAGGCAGTCAGACGTACCGTTAACGGAACAGATCAAAAATCTGGCCGAAACGTTCAACATCGACCATCTGTTTGTTACCTGCGGAGAAAACGGCAGCTATTGCGCCCAACAGGGTAACGTCTTTTTTCAACCTTCAGCACCTGTCGCCAATGTCGTCGACACCGTTGGTGCTGGTGATGCATTCAGTGCCGTTTGCATCATCGGCCTGCTGTTAAACTGGCCAACGCAATCAATTCTTGAGCGTGCCGGCCAATTCGCCGCGTTTCTGTGTCACCAACGCGGCGCCCTGCTTGATGACAAGCAGGTGTATCTCACTCTTTTACAGCAATGGAATGTAAACGATGACCAATAA
- a CDS encoding HAD-IIB family hydrolase, with product MTNKRGLYVVLISIHGLIRGNDLELGRDADTGGQTKYVVELAQALGKHTDIEKVELFTRQIFDERVADDYQQSEEDLNDHARIVRFPCGPKRYIRKESLWPHLDVYIDNAIKHFRRQRRVPDVIHAHYADAGYVGAHLANLMGVPLVFTGHSLGREKKRLLMANGMDEATVEKKYEISRRTEAEEVALDNALMVIASTHQEIKRQYSSYENYRIKQMQVIPPGVDLERFYPAKRRGRYPAIINQLKHFLAEPAKPCILAISRADERKNIQSLVHAYGKSERLQELANLVIIAGNRDDIRRMDRGARKVLQELLLNIDTYDLYGKACYPKHHEPDDIPEFYRLAARLQGVFINPALTEPFGLTLIEAAASGLPIVATNDGGPRDIIANCHNGTLVDPLSEEDITQGLLRVLDDPEQWKRYAGNGIKGVKKHYSWDSHVRKYLTTLKKKLRLRRVNRFFEAKRTQIPTAKKFLIADIDNTLLGHEGATERLVEVLKKHQGELGFAVATGRRIESARSVLKEWNIPEPEVFISSVGTEVHYKGAELQLDESWAKHISYQWEPEKIRDLITPLPGIVTQEKAAQRTYKISYFYDPKKSPTAGELRRILRQKNLHAKVIMSHGQFLDIIPIRASKGHAVRFLAMRWGIEPEDIIVAGDSGNDEEMLNGNTLGVVVGNYSKELNKLHGKHAVYFAEKTYADGILEGMDHYGFLEQLEQTP from the coding sequence ATGACCAATAAGCGCGGTTTGTATGTTGTTCTCATCAGTATTCATGGATTGATCCGCGGCAACGATCTTGAATTGGGACGTGATGCCGACACCGGTGGTCAGACCAAATACGTTGTCGAACTGGCTCAGGCTCTTGGCAAACATACCGACATTGAAAAGGTGGAGCTGTTTACCCGGCAGATTTTCGATGAACGTGTTGCAGACGATTATCAACAAAGTGAAGAAGACCTCAACGATCATGCCCGGATCGTCCGTTTCCCCTGCGGCCCGAAACGCTATATTCGCAAGGAAAGTCTCTGGCCGCATCTCGATGTGTACATTGATAATGCCATTAAACACTTCCGTCGCCAGCGCCGAGTTCCGGATGTGATTCATGCCCATTATGCCGATGCTGGTTACGTCGGTGCGCATCTCGCCAATCTGATGGGCGTGCCTCTGGTGTTTACCGGGCATTCACTGGGGCGCGAGAAAAAACGCCTGCTGATGGCCAACGGCATGGACGAAGCTACCGTCGAAAAAAAGTATGAAATTTCACGACGCACCGAAGCTGAGGAAGTGGCGTTGGACAATGCCTTGATGGTGATTGCCAGCACCCACCAGGAGATCAAACGGCAATATTCCAGTTACGAAAACTACCGCATCAAGCAGATGCAGGTCATTCCTCCCGGTGTTGATCTGGAGCGTTTTTATCCCGCCAAACGGCGTGGTCGCTACCCGGCGATTATCAACCAGCTCAAACATTTTCTCGCCGAACCGGCCAAACCCTGCATCCTGGCAATTTCCCGTGCGGATGAGCGTAAAAACATCCAATCGCTGGTGCATGCTTACGGCAAAAGCGAACGATTGCAGGAGCTGGCTAACCTGGTGATCATAGCCGGTAATCGGGATGATATTCGCCGTATGGATCGGGGCGCACGCAAGGTGTTACAGGAGTTGCTTCTCAATATCGACACCTATGACCTATACGGCAAAGCGTGTTATCCCAAACACCATGAGCCGGATGATATTCCCGAATTTTATCGCTTGGCGGCCCGCCTGCAAGGGGTGTTCATCAATCCGGCACTGACGGAACCTTTTGGACTCACCCTGATCGAGGCTGCGGCCAGCGGACTACCGATTGTCGCCACCAACGATGGTGGCCCGCGTGACATTATCGCAAACTGTCACAATGGCACCTTGGTCGATCCATTAAGTGAAGAAGATATCACCCAGGGATTACTCCGTGTTCTTGATGATCCGGAGCAATGGAAACGCTACGCGGGCAATGGCATCAAGGGGGTCAAAAAGCATTACTCCTGGGACAGTCATGTTCGAAAATATCTCACTACCCTTAAAAAGAAATTGAGGCTCAGACGCGTGAATCGATTTTTTGAAGCAAAACGGACCCAGATCCCTACCGCAAAAAAATTCCTTATCGCCGATATCGACAACACCCTTCTCGGCCATGAAGGGGCGACTGAACGTCTTGTTGAGGTACTCAAAAAACATCAGGGTGAGCTCGGTTTTGCCGTGGCCACCGGACGGCGCATTGAAAGTGCCCGTTCTGTGCTTAAAGAATGGAACATCCCGGAGCCCGAAGTGTTTATTTCATCCGTCGGTACGGAGGTACATTACAAAGGAGCGGAATTGCAGCTTGATGAAAGCTGGGCCAAGCACATCTCTTATCAATGGGAGCCGGAAAAAATCCGTGATTTGATCACTCCCCTGCCCGGCATTGTCACGCAGGAAAAGGCAGCGCAACGCACCTATAAAATCAGCTATTTTTACGACCCTAAAAAATCACCCACAGCCGGCGAGCTGCGGCGTATCTTGCGTCAGAAAAATCTGCACGCCAAAGTGATCATGTCACACGGACAATTTCTTGATATCATCCCCATCCGCGCCTCAAAAGGCCATGCGGTGCGCTTTCTTGCCATGCGGTGGGGCATTGAACCGGAAGATATTATTGTTGCCGGTGACTCCGGCAATGATGAAGAGATGCTCAACGGCAACACTCTTGGTGTGGTTGTCGGGAACTACAGTAAAGAACTGAATAAACTGCACGGCAAACATGCCGTCTACTTTGCTGAGAAAACCTATGCTGACGGTATTCTGGAAGGAATGGACCATTATGGCTTTCTCGAACAACTGGAGCAGACCCCATGA
- a CDS encoding sucrose synthase, whose product MITELKTLFSEHRRTLYLLCQQFYTHEDSPFLLRSDLHQLFDLFIQTEQGQLLKDSAVEELFCSLQEASKNEPWIYLAARSTIGHWNYYRLHSEEIEIDEIDVSEYLEFKERLVGYEAPSDEYLLELDMTPFNREFPKLQEARSIGRGVEFLNRHLSSKLFVEKREGSRKILDFLRVHQHRSTQLMLNGMIEDVPGLQAALRKGVKFLKNCDEDTCWDDVAPTMMSYGFQPGWGRTLEDILEMFHMLMDILEAPDPQNLEKFLGRIPMIFSIVVVSPHGYFGQENVLGLPDTGGQVVYILDQVRALEKEMKEQIYRQGLDIEPSIVVLTRLIPHCGDTSCNQPEEQIAGTSNATIVRVPFRNDQGEVINDWISRFKIWPHLERFSRESERKLLETIGARPDLIIGNYSDGNLVSFLLSRRLRVTQCTIAHALEKAKYLFSGLYWKENPEYNFQTQFTADLVSMNAADFIITSTYQEIAGTEESLGQYESYSSFTMPALYRVINGINIYDPKFNIVSPGADDRVYFPYYDEENRLTELHDELHELIYGDHMEGSRGLLDDKDKPLIFTMARLDKVKNITGLVECYAKSERLREQANLLVVAGSIHVDHSSDAEERYQIETMHRLFDEYQLDGQVRWLGKHLQKNKAGELYRYIADQKGVFVQPALFEAFGLTVIEAMATGLPIFATQYGGPLEIIVDGKSGFHIDPNDNEEMAEKICTFFERAANHPQYWKVISDACITRVEENYTWSLYARRLLTLSRVYGFWKYVSNLEREETRRYLEMFHGLMFRNLASETQ is encoded by the coding sequence ATGATCACTGAATTGAAAACACTGTTTAGCGAACACCGCCGCACACTCTATCTGTTGTGTCAGCAATTCTACACCCATGAAGACTCTCCATTTTTGCTGCGCAGCGATTTGCATCAACTTTTTGACCTGTTTATCCAGACGGAACAAGGACAACTCCTTAAAGACAGTGCAGTTGAAGAGCTGTTCTGCTCACTTCAGGAAGCCTCCAAAAACGAGCCGTGGATCTATCTGGCGGCACGCAGTACCATCGGCCATTGGAACTACTACCGACTGCACAGCGAGGAGATTGAGATTGACGAGATCGATGTCTCGGAATATCTGGAATTTAAAGAGCGCCTGGTCGGCTATGAAGCACCTTCCGATGAGTATCTGCTCGAACTTGATATGACGCCGTTCAACCGTGAGTTTCCTAAACTTCAGGAAGCCCGCTCCATCGGTCGCGGGGTCGAATTTCTCAACCGTCATCTGTCGAGTAAGCTGTTTGTTGAAAAGCGCGAAGGCAGCCGCAAAATTCTCGACTTCTTGCGTGTCCACCAGCACCGCAGCACCCAGTTGATGCTCAATGGCATGATTGAGGATGTGCCTGGTTTGCAGGCCGCCCTACGCAAAGGGGTTAAGTTTCTGAAAAACTGTGATGAAGACACCTGCTGGGATGACGTCGCTCCCACCATGATGTCCTATGGTTTTCAGCCCGGCTGGGGTCGCACCCTCGAAGATATCCTCGAGATGTTTCACATGCTGATGGATATTCTTGAAGCCCCCGATCCGCAGAATCTTGAAAAATTTCTCGGCCGTATTCCGATGATTTTCAGCATTGTTGTGGTGTCGCCCCATGGTTATTTTGGCCAGGAAAACGTTCTTGGCCTGCCCGACACCGGCGGTCAGGTCGTCTATATTCTCGATCAGGTTCGCGCGCTTGAAAAAGAGATGAAAGAACAGATTTACCGGCAGGGGTTGGATATTGAACCGAGCATTGTTGTTCTAACCCGCCTGATTCCCCATTGTGGTGACACCTCCTGCAATCAGCCCGAAGAACAGATTGCCGGCACCTCCAATGCCACCATTGTTCGGGTGCCGTTCCGCAATGATCAGGGAGAAGTGATCAACGACTGGATCTCCCGATTTAAGATCTGGCCTCACCTGGAGCGCTTCAGCCGTGAATCGGAACGCAAACTGCTCGAAACCATCGGCGCCAGGCCGGACTTGATCATCGGTAACTATTCCGACGGTAATCTGGTGTCGTTCTTACTGTCGCGTCGTCTGCGCGTCACCCAGTGCACCATTGCCCATGCCTTGGAAAAAGCCAAATATCTGTTCAGCGGCCTGTATTGGAAGGAAAACCCCGAATACAACTTCCAAACTCAGTTCACCGCCGACCTGGTCAGCATGAACGCCGCAGATTTCATCATTACCAGTACCTACCAGGAGATCGCCGGTACTGAGGAAAGTCTCGGTCAGTACGAAAGTTACAGTTCCTTTACCATGCCGGCACTGTATCGCGTTATCAATGGCATCAACATTTATGACCCCAAATTCAACATTGTCTCTCCTGGGGCCGATGATCGTGTTTATTTCCCTTATTATGATGAGGAAAATCGCCTGACGGAACTCCATGATGAACTGCATGAACTCATCTACGGTGATCACATGGAAGGATCGCGCGGCCTGCTGGACGACAAGGACAAACCACTGATCTTCACCATGGCCCGACTCGATAAGGTCAAAAACATTACCGGACTGGTCGAATGTTATGCCAAATCAGAGCGACTGCGCGAACAGGCGAATCTGCTGGTTGTCGCCGGCAGTATTCATGTCGACCACTCTTCCGATGCTGAAGAGCGCTATCAGATAGAAACCATGCACCGTCTGTTTGACGAATACCAATTAGATGGGCAAGTGCGCTGGCTCGGCAAACATCTGCAGAAAAACAAAGCCGGAGAACTCTATCGTTACATCGCCGACCAAAAAGGTGTTTTTGTCCAACCGGCGTTATTTGAAGCTTTTGGCCTGACTGTCATTGAAGCCATGGCCACCGGGCTGCCCATTTTTGCCACCCAATATGGTGGACCTCTTGAGATCATTGTCGATGGCAAAAGCGGTTTTCACATTGACCCTAACGACAATGAAGAGATGGCTGAAAAGATCTGCACCTTTTTTGAACGTGCCGCTAACCATCCCCAATATTGGAAGGTGATCTCTGATGCCTGTATCACCAGAGTTGAAGAAAACTACACATGGTCGTTGTATGCCCGACGCTTGCTGACTCTGTCCCGGGTGTATGGCTTTTGGAAATATGTGTCCAATCTCGAACGAGAAGAGACGCGACGTTATCTTGAAATGTTCCACGGCCTCATGTTTAGAAATTTGGCATCAGAGACGCAGTAA